One genomic segment of Caldalkalibacillus thermarum includes these proteins:
- a CDS encoding ABC transporter permease, translated as MELVWEGLQKAIEMLISGDPEVFQITWLTLRVSLTATLISVMLGLPLGVFLGLVTFPGRKLVVTLINLGMGLPPVVAGLWITLLLWRSGPLGHYALLYTPTAIIMAQVLVSLPIIIGLTTAAFQQIDPRLRLQIKALGASKWQSFLVLLRETRLAIMAAVMAGLGRVLAEVGASMMVGGNIKGETRILTTAMVMEVSKGNFDIAIALSFILMTLAFLITLALTLMQQRKRSA; from the coding sequence ATGGAGCTTGTATGGGAAGGATTACAGAAAGCAATTGAAATGCTCATCAGCGGTGATCCGGAAGTGTTCCAAATCACCTGGCTCACACTGCGTGTTTCGTTGACTGCGACACTCATCAGCGTGATGTTGGGCCTTCCGCTTGGGGTCTTTTTGGGCTTGGTCACCTTTCCAGGCCGCAAATTGGTTGTCACGCTCATTAATCTGGGAATGGGGCTGCCTCCGGTTGTGGCCGGGTTATGGATCACGCTGCTCCTGTGGCGTTCTGGACCCTTGGGCCACTACGCTCTGCTCTACACACCAACAGCCATCATTATGGCACAAGTGCTTGTGTCGCTGCCCATTATCATCGGTTTAACCACCGCTGCTTTTCAACAGATTGATCCCCGTTTGCGCCTGCAGATCAAAGCGCTGGGCGCCTCGAAATGGCAAAGTTTCCTTGTACTCCTCAGAGAAACACGCCTGGCTATTATGGCAGCAGTTATGGCCGGGCTGGGCCGGGTGCTGGCCGAAGTGGGCGCTTCCATGATGGTTGGCGGCAATATTAAAGGAGAAACACGGATTTTAACCACGGCGATGGTGATGGAAGTGTCCAAAGGAAACTTTGATATCGCCATTGCCCTGTCCTTTATCCTGATGACCTTGGCTTTCCTCATCACGTTGGCTTTAACTCTGATGCAACAAAGGAAGCGATCGGCATGA
- a CDS encoding substrate-binding domain-containing protein encodes MRKENRPYTPDEVAELLKISKHTVYELIKRGELAAFRVGNKMRIEPQDLEAYKRQTKVSALSSSTSYSTIESRNAIGPGYPSPALRLAGSHDFLIEHITRFMNSTNPSLLLHSSYIGSLEGLMMLYRGATDIAAIHLIDPATKEYNLPFIHRLFIHEPITVMRLAARTQGFIVAKNNPKNISTWEDLQREDVTFVNRQKGSGTRFLLDAHLAERKIHPQSIKGYEHEEWSHFDTAARVARGSADVALGIEAAARKLDLSFIPVATEYFDLVIRWTDENKAALTRFCQMVRSAAFKTSLKQLEGYDVEELGNIIYETKNILN; translated from the coding sequence GTGAGAAAGGAAAACCGTCCTTATACACCTGATGAGGTGGCTGAGTTGCTGAAAATCTCAAAACATACGGTCTATGAGTTAATTAAGCGCGGAGAATTGGCTGCTTTTCGCGTAGGGAACAAGATGCGTATCGAACCGCAGGATCTGGAAGCTTATAAAAGACAAACGAAAGTATCCGCTCTATCCTCTTCAACTTCTTACTCAACGATAGAAAGCCGCAACGCCATTGGGCCTGGCTATCCCAGCCCAGCCTTACGCTTGGCGGGCAGCCATGATTTTCTCATTGAGCACATAACCCGCTTTATGAATTCAACCAACCCTTCCTTACTTTTGCACTCATCCTACATCGGCAGTTTAGAAGGGTTAATGATGCTGTATCGGGGAGCAACAGATATAGCGGCCATACACCTCATAGATCCTGCCACAAAAGAATACAATCTGCCATTTATTCACCGGCTGTTTATCCATGAACCGATCACGGTGATGCGCTTAGCGGCACGCACCCAAGGATTTATTGTGGCCAAAAACAACCCCAAAAACATCTCAACCTGGGAAGATTTGCAGAGGGAGGACGTGACCTTTGTCAACCGGCAGAAAGGATCTGGTACGCGTTTTCTGTTAGATGCCCATTTGGCCGAACGAAAGATTCACCCGCAATCTATTAAAGGGTACGAACACGAAGAGTGGAGCCATTTTGATACAGCGGCACGGGTGGCCAGAGGAAGCGCAGATGTAGCCCTGGGTATCGAGGCAGCGGCGAGAAAACTGGATCTCTCCTTCATCCCTGTGGCAACCGAATATTTTGATCTTGTTATACGCTGGACAGATGAGAACAAGGCTGCATTAACACGATTTTGCCAGATGGTGCGTTCCGCTGCTTTTAAAACAAGTCTCAAACAGCTTGAAGGCTACGATGTTGAAGAACTCGGAAACATCATCTACGAAACTAAAAACATATTAAATTAA
- a CDS encoding ABC transporter permease has product MSILDSIKMAITSIMAHKLRSVLTMLGIIIGVGAVITVVAIGQAGEAALKSTFAGSGNNTLDIYYEPPADQMFYYDPWSETYFTDQDVEDLERIPEIERVIAYNSQFVQLYQREESTDALLIGMTDGYYDVEPVELTMGRLIRPDDIQQARRVMLISENVRRELFAEENPIGQTLELERQVYQIIGVFKEERTDFFNFGTNKVMVPLSTWPMMYGYNEIQGLTIQARDAHSLEIAGEKATQLLNNKKDVEGQFVVFNLEQIQEQLSVITGIMTAIIGGIAGISLVVGGIGVMNIMLVSVTERTREIGIRKALGATRGKILFQFLIEAMALTTIGGSIGILLGTGGAYLIAMLLNLPPLVSVPVMIGGLVFSMVIGIIFGILPANKAAKLDPIEALRYE; this is encoded by the coding sequence TTGAGCATTTTGGACAGCATCAAGATGGCCATTACCTCCATTATGGCCCACAAGCTGCGCTCAGTTTTGACCATGCTGGGGATTATCATTGGTGTAGGGGCTGTGATCACCGTTGTGGCCATTGGCCAAGCAGGAGAAGCGGCACTGAAGTCCACCTTTGCCGGTTCAGGCAATAATACGCTGGATATTTACTATGAGCCGCCTGCCGACCAGATGTTTTACTATGATCCTTGGAGTGAAACTTACTTTACGGACCAAGATGTGGAGGATTTGGAGCGTATCCCTGAAATTGAGCGGGTGATCGCTTATAACTCCCAGTTTGTCCAGCTGTATCAGCGGGAGGAGAGTACTGATGCGTTATTAATTGGCATGACCGATGGCTACTATGATGTGGAACCGGTGGAGTTAACGATGGGGCGTCTCATTCGGCCGGATGATATCCAGCAAGCAAGGCGGGTCATGTTGATCAGTGAGAACGTGCGGAGAGAGTTGTTTGCTGAGGAGAATCCCATCGGACAGACACTGGAGCTGGAGCGTCAGGTCTACCAAATCATTGGTGTGTTTAAAGAGGAACGGACAGACTTTTTTAATTTTGGCACCAACAAGGTGATGGTGCCCCTGTCCACCTGGCCAATGATGTACGGTTATAACGAGATTCAAGGTTTAACGATTCAAGCCAGGGATGCCCACTCTTTGGAAATTGCCGGAGAAAAAGCGACCCAGCTGCTCAACAACAAGAAGGATGTTGAGGGACAGTTCGTGGTGTTTAACCTGGAGCAAATTCAGGAACAATTGTCAGTTATCACAGGGATTATGACGGCCATTATCGGGGGGATTGCCGGCATCTCCCTGGTGGTGGGCGGCATCGGTGTGATGAACATTATGCTCGTTTCCGTCACCGAGAGAACAAGGGAGATAGGCATCCGCAAAGCCTTGGGAGCGACCAGGGGGAAAATATTGTTCCAGTTTCTCATCGAAGCCATGGCTTTGACCACCATTGGGGGCTCCATTGGTATTTTACTGGGTACAGGCGGTGCCTATCTGATCGCCATGTTGTTAAATCTGCCGCCCTTGGTGTCGGTTCCTGTGATGATCGGAGGATTGGTCTTTTCCATGGTGATTGGTATTATCTTCGGGATTTTGCCGGCCAATAAAGCAGCCAAGCTGGATCCTATTGAGGCACTGAGATACGAGTAG
- a CDS encoding YIP1 family protein, which translates to METNVNPNQPAAGPQTQKGNKLALLTVLYAPVETYKQFKLQPKFGLKLFMLALLMGIFGYLSAVMLPNVLMGDLEAELPPEMLEEDVMATAMLFGSITAAVGGAIGFVIMLLIAALFIFIITKLAQMDLSYKQVLAISTLAQSPMILNGIVSLIFINQTGDLTPVTSLAFLAGEEASLFMFNFLSSIEIFSIWSFVLIGIGLAVFAHASLKKGLAVSLGFWLASAFIVSVFAAWIEGLLPPM; encoded by the coding sequence ATGGAAACCAATGTCAACCCTAACCAACCTGCAGCAGGTCCTCAAACACAGAAGGGCAACAAGTTGGCCCTCTTAACGGTGCTGTATGCCCCAGTGGAGACATACAAGCAGTTTAAGTTGCAGCCGAAGTTTGGTTTGAAATTGTTCATGTTGGCCTTGTTAATGGGGATATTTGGTTATTTGTCTGCTGTGATGCTTCCCAATGTGTTAATGGGAGATTTGGAAGCTGAACTGCCGCCTGAAATGCTGGAGGAGGATGTCATGGCCACGGCCATGCTATTCGGGAGCATAACGGCTGCAGTGGGCGGCGCGATTGGATTTGTCATTATGCTGTTGATTGCTGCCCTGTTCATCTTTATCATTACCAAACTGGCACAAATGGACCTGTCCTATAAACAAGTGCTGGCCATCTCTACCTTGGCCCAGTCTCCAATGATATTAAATGGGATCGTCAGCCTCATATTCATCAACCAGACAGGCGACTTGACACCGGTGACCAGCCTGGCCTTTTTGGCTGGAGAAGAGGCCAGCCTGTTTATGTTTAACTTCTTGAGCAGCATTGAGATATTTAGCATTTGGTCGTTTGTGTTAATTGGTATTGGCCTGGCTGTATTTGCCCATGCCTCTTTGAAAAAAGGTTTGGCCGTCTCCTTAGGCTTTTGGTTGGCATCTGCTTTTATCGTATCTGTTTTTGCTGCCTGGATCGAAGGACTTTTACCCCCAATGTAA
- a CDS encoding small multi-drug export protein — translation MAEWIEEWQYLMVFLLSATPWIEIAVVIPIAILVVGMSPLGVGVVSFIGNYLPVVIIVLLYERWKAWRAKRRPVEEESDTEVVSKRRARAQRIFERYGTPGLALLGPLVTGIHLAAVIALMFGVRKQYILLWMGLSLGIWAVILSVGSVFGIDLLERMG, via the coding sequence ATGGCAGAATGGATTGAAGAGTGGCAATATCTCATGGTGTTTCTGTTATCTGCCACCCCTTGGATTGAAATTGCGGTGGTCATTCCCATTGCTATTCTTGTAGTAGGTATGTCTCCTTTGGGGGTGGGGGTGGTGTCGTTTATCGGCAACTATCTGCCGGTCGTGATTATCGTTTTGTTGTATGAACGCTGGAAAGCGTGGCGAGCCAAACGTCGGCCGGTGGAAGAGGAGTCAGACACTGAGGTGGTAAGCAAGCGCAGGGCCAGGGCACAGCGTATTTTTGAACGATACGGCACACCGGGTTTGGCGCTGCTTGGTCCGCTTGTGACCGGTATTCATTTAGCGGCCGTAATTGCATTGATGTTTGGCGTCAGAAAACAATATATTTTGTTGTGGATGGGACTTAGCTTGGGCATTTGGGCGGTGATTTTGTCCGTGGGTTCTGTTTTTGGAATTGACTTGCTGGAGAGGATGGGATGA
- a CDS encoding ABC transporter ATP-binding protein, whose amino-acid sequence MIIYEMKDIHYTVREKKQDKTILHVEHLSLKEGEILGIIGPNGAGKSTLLKVMALLDPPASGSITYRGQKINPHAVPLTIRHKMATVFQQSLLLDMTVYQNVALGLKFRKVKKREQKRRVTEWLNRFHIGHLAKQHAHTLSGGEAQRVSLARALVLQPDILFLDEPFSALDFPTKAALMQDLKQVLRETKTTTLFVSHDLMEVKYMTDRLIVLIDGQIAQAGTPEMVIQSPNERTQAFLNQWRAFAFHSFSL is encoded by the coding sequence ATGATTATTTATGAAATGAAGGATATTCATTATACAGTGCGGGAGAAGAAGCAGGACAAAACCATCTTGCACGTTGAACATTTAAGCTTGAAAGAGGGGGAAATCCTTGGCATCATCGGTCCTAACGGGGCTGGAAAAAGCACGCTGCTGAAGGTCATGGCCTTATTAGATCCTCCTGCTTCCGGTTCGATTACTTACCGTGGACAAAAGATCAATCCCCATGCCGTACCATTAACAATTCGCCACAAAATGGCCACCGTATTTCAACAATCTTTGCTATTGGATATGACGGTTTACCAAAACGTGGCTCTGGGATTAAAGTTCCGCAAAGTCAAAAAAAGAGAGCAAAAAAGGCGGGTCACAGAGTGGCTGAACCGTTTTCACATCGGGCATCTGGCCAAACAGCACGCCCATACCCTGTCAGGGGGTGAAGCCCAGAGAGTGAGCCTCGCCCGGGCACTGGTCTTACAGCCTGACATTTTATTTTTGGATGAACCGTTCTCTGCCCTTGATTTCCCAACCAAGGCAGCCTTGATGCAAGATTTGAAACAGGTCTTGCGCGAGACAAAGACGACCACCTTATTTGTCAGCCACGATTTAATGGAAGTGAAGTATATGACCGACCGCCTGATCGTCTTGATCGATGGCCAAATTGCGCAAGCAGGAACCCCTGAGATGGTCATTCAGTCTCCCAACGAACGGACACAAGCGTTTCTCAATCAATGGCGCGCATTTGCTTTTCATTCGTTTTCACTTTAA
- a CDS encoding efflux RND transporter periplasmic adaptor subunit — MKKALIIVGVAAVIATLIGLNLYMNTAQPATSVQAELLETMVVEGETLHDSLIASGQVVPAHFEEVFFDPALGELDEILVEEGQEIEAGTPLFRYKNEQLDVQLQQLDLQNKRLALQVEDITQQKKNNEREISETRRKLQQARDEQNEYEAERLQELLNQLEREKEQLALQERLLQLDQEEQKVQRQQLKNEENKLVVTSRTSGIVTKIDEDAVHRQGLEPTPLIIIESAGHYLIQGTISEYDTVHVQTGQEVIIKPKVLASETWKGQVVAVEFTPQSPADGMGMGGEAQITYYPFTVEITEDKPGLKHGYHVSVEIMTDVREQAVLLPFEAFVETDEEEYVYVLNEGRLEQRLVTTGLVNEKGKEVTSGVTIGETVVLNPVDDWTDGMEVVSNDPAD; from the coding sequence TTGAAAAAAGCACTCATCATCGTGGGCGTGGCTGCCGTCATCGCAACACTTATCGGGTTAAATCTGTATATGAACACAGCCCAACCTGCCACCTCGGTGCAGGCTGAGCTGCTTGAGACCATGGTGGTTGAAGGGGAAACCTTGCATGACAGCCTCATTGCCTCCGGACAAGTAGTGCCTGCCCATTTTGAGGAGGTTTTCTTTGATCCGGCTCTAGGTGAACTGGATGAGATTTTGGTAGAAGAAGGGCAGGAGATTGAAGCAGGCACCCCGTTGTTCCGCTACAAGAATGAGCAACTGGATGTCCAGCTTCAACAATTGGATCTCCAAAATAAACGTCTGGCCCTGCAAGTGGAAGATATAACCCAGCAGAAGAAGAATAATGAGCGGGAGATCAGTGAAACAAGGCGCAAATTGCAACAAGCCCGTGATGAACAAAATGAATATGAAGCAGAACGTCTCCAAGAGCTGCTGAATCAGCTGGAGCGGGAAAAGGAGCAACTGGCCCTGCAGGAACGGCTTTTGCAGTTGGATCAGGAAGAGCAAAAAGTCCAGCGCCAGCAGTTGAAAAACGAAGAAAATAAATTGGTGGTCACCAGCCGGACATCCGGCATTGTCACTAAGATTGATGAAGACGCGGTACATAGGCAAGGATTAGAACCAACTCCGCTGATCATCATTGAATCCGCTGGTCACTACCTGATCCAGGGAACCATCTCCGAGTATGATACGGTTCACGTTCAAACCGGTCAAGAGGTCATCATTAAACCGAAAGTGCTTGCCAGCGAAACCTGGAAGGGCCAAGTTGTTGCTGTTGAATTTACTCCCCAGTCCCCTGCAGATGGCATGGGTATGGGCGGTGAGGCCCAAATAACATACTATCCATTTACGGTGGAGATTACGGAGGATAAACCGGGGCTCAAGCACGGTTATCATGTCAGTGTGGAAATTATGACGGATGTGCGGGAACAAGCAGTCTTGCTCCCCTTTGAAGCCTTTGTGGAAACAGATGAAGAAGAGTATGTGTATGTCTTGAACGAGGGAAGGCTTGAACAGCGCCTGGTGACAACAGGATTGGTCAATGAAAAGGGCAAAGAAGTGACAAGCGGTGTAACCATTGGGGAGACTGTTGTGCTCAATCCGGTTGATGATTGGACGGATGGAATGGAAGTGGTAAGCAATGATCCAGCTGATTAA
- a CDS encoding ATP-grasp domain-containing protein, whose protein sequence is MRGWILYKDTANAKPETYEINRLIDEARAQGIDIDVLSPDQFELIVTQDDRKSVLVNGEVSPLPDFLIPRMGAGTTYFALAVIRHLERLGVLTINSAQSIDTVKDKLYTHQILAQHNLPVPKTMLAKYPVNVDLVEKKLGFPVVVKTLSGSQGSGVFLSETKSNFADLMEFINTNKNKANIILQEFIKSSHGRDLRVITIGGRVVACMQRISKTGDFKANYSRGGHVEPYPLSPEIEWLALETSRILGLDIAGIDLLFDGDHFKICEANSAPGFEGIERCCDANIAREIYQFIRVRLGLH, encoded by the coding sequence ATGAGAGGATGGATTTTATACAAAGATACAGCCAACGCCAAACCGGAAACATACGAGATTAACCGCCTTATTGACGAAGCCCGTGCTCAAGGCATTGACATAGATGTGTTAAGTCCCGACCAGTTTGAGTTGATTGTCACCCAGGATGACCGCAAAAGTGTGCTGGTTAACGGTGAAGTCTCTCCCTTGCCTGATTTTTTAATTCCCCGTATGGGAGCAGGCACCACCTATTTCGCCCTGGCTGTCATCCGCCATCTGGAGCGTCTGGGCGTCTTAACCATTAACTCGGCCCAAAGCATTGACACAGTGAAGGATAAACTGTATACCCATCAAATTCTGGCCCAGCACAATCTGCCTGTCCCCAAAACCATGCTTGCCAAGTATCCCGTGAATGTAGATCTGGTCGAGAAAAAGCTGGGCTTTCCTGTGGTAGTCAAAACCTTGTCCGGTTCTCAAGGTAGCGGGGTATTCCTATCTGAAACCAAGTCGAACTTCGCCGACTTGATGGAATTTATCAATACCAACAAAAACAAGGCTAACATCATCTTGCAGGAGTTTATCAAAAGCAGCCACGGCCGGGACCTGCGCGTGATCACCATTGGCGGCAGGGTGGTAGCCTGCATGCAGCGCATCTCCAAAACAGGGGACTTTAAAGCCAATTACTCCCGGGGCGGACATGTGGAACCCTATCCGCTCTCCCCTGAAATCGAGTGGCTGGCCTTGGAAACTTCACGCATCTTAGGGCTGGATATTGCCGGTATTGACCTCTTGTTTGACGGTGATCATTTTAAAATCTGCGAAGCCAATTCAGCCCCCGGCTTTGAAGGCATCGAACGGTGCTGTGACGCCAACATTGCCAGAGAAATATACCAGTTTATCCGCGTCCGTTTGGGGTTGCACTAG
- the trxA gene encoding thioredoxin — protein sequence MAIVNATDQNFKAEVEKGTVLVDFWAPWCGPCKMIAPVLEELDKELGDKVKIVKVNVDENPETASQFGIMSIPTLLLFKDNEVVDKWVGFQPKEALVEKLNAHL from the coding sequence ATGGCGATTGTCAATGCGACTGATCAGAACTTTAAAGCTGAGGTAGAAAAAGGAACCGTTTTGGTTGATTTTTGGGCACCTTGGTGCGGCCCGTGCAAAATGATTGCCCCTGTGCTGGAAGAGCTGGACAAAGAGCTGGGTGACAAAGTTAAAATTGTGAAAGTGAATGTGGATGAAAATCCGGAAACCGCATCTCAGTTTGGCATTATGAGTATTCCCACGCTGCTTTTGTTCAAGGACAACGAAGTGGTCGACAAATGGGTGGGCTTCCAACCCAAAGAGGCACTGGTGGAAAAACTGAACGCCCATCTTTAA
- a CDS encoding MFS transporter: MTNNNNTQTMYPILFIIGFVHLLNDAIQSVIPAMFPILEQSMGLTFLQLGIIAFALNMTSSIMQPVVGWITDKRPSPYALPIGLTFTLVGIIGIAVAPNFWYALFSALLIGLGSATFHPEGSRVAYMAAGNRRGLAQSIYQVGGNTGQAMAPLITALILVPLGQFGAIWFTIVTLIAILLLLYIARWYHGQLQEGRKKKHKQISARAKVGRYTIGFALCLLVFLVFARSWYHAAITNFYAFYLIEEYQLTIRQSQVYIFLFLAAGAIGTFAGGPLADRFGKRNVLFFSMMGSAPLALWLPHAGPVTAYVLMTLIGFIILSSFAVVVVYAQELLPGKIGTVSGLIVGLAFGMGAIGSVALGWVADLVGLKLTMIGVACLPLVGLLTFLLPSDRKIREWYAQSVSA; this comes from the coding sequence ATGACAAACAATAACAACACTCAAACCATGTATCCTATTCTGTTTATTATCGGTTTTGTTCATTTGCTTAATGATGCCATCCAATCCGTTATTCCGGCCATGTTTCCAATTCTGGAACAATCGATGGGGTTGACATTTTTGCAATTAGGCATTATTGCTTTTGCACTGAATATGACCTCATCCATCATGCAACCCGTGGTGGGGTGGATTACGGATAAGCGGCCCTCTCCTTATGCTTTGCCGATTGGGTTGACCTTTACCCTTGTCGGCATTATTGGCATTGCTGTGGCACCGAATTTTTGGTACGCCCTGTTTTCCGCTCTCTTAATCGGTTTAGGCTCAGCGACCTTTCACCCTGAGGGCTCCCGGGTGGCGTATATGGCAGCAGGTAACCGGAGGGGATTGGCCCAGTCCATTTATCAGGTGGGGGGCAATACGGGGCAGGCGATGGCACCTCTCATCACGGCGCTTATTTTGGTCCCTCTAGGGCAATTTGGCGCCATTTGGTTTACCATTGTCACCTTGATAGCTATCCTTTTGCTCTTGTATATTGCCAGATGGTACCACGGGCAGTTACAGGAAGGGAGAAAGAAAAAGCACAAGCAAATATCGGCCAGGGCTAAAGTGGGGCGTTACACCATTGGTTTCGCTCTGTGTTTGCTGGTGTTTCTTGTTTTTGCCCGCTCTTGGTATCATGCGGCGATCACCAATTTTTATGCCTTTTACTTAATAGAAGAGTATCAGTTGACAATCCGCCAGTCTCAGGTGTACATTTTTCTGTTTCTGGCGGCTGGGGCCATTGGCACTTTTGCCGGAGGGCCATTGGCCGACCGCTTTGGTAAACGGAATGTGCTCTTTTTCTCTATGATGGGCAGTGCACCCTTGGCACTGTGGCTGCCCCACGCCGGGCCTGTCACGGCTTACGTGCTGATGACCTTGATCGGTTTTATTATCTTATCCAGTTTTGCCGTGGTTGTGGTCTACGCCCAGGAGTTATTACCGGGAAAAATTGGCACGGTTTCCGGGTTAATTGTCGGTTTGGCCTTTGGGATGGGGGCGATCGGATCCGTTGCGCTGGGCTGGGTGGCTGATCTTGTGGGTTTGAAGCTGACCATGATCGGGGTCGCTTGTCTGCCGCTTGTAGGGCTGTTAACTTTCCTGTTGCCGTCGGACCGTAAAATCAGGGAGTGGTATGCACAGTCTGTGTCAGCTTGA
- a CDS encoding ABC transporter ATP-binding protein: protein MIQLINVSKRFKDGSAWFEALTDINLTIENGEFVSIMGPSGSGKSTLMNILGCLDRASAGTYLLNGINTSEADDVRLAAIRNQYIGFVFQQFHLLPRLTALQNVELPLIYAGVKKKMRLEKARQALESVGLGDRLHHLPNQLSGGQKQRVSIARAIVNDPHLILADEPTGALDTASGEQVMRIFQRLNEQGKTIILVTHDPEIAAHTRRHLLIRDGRLLEDRREVC, encoded by the coding sequence ATGATCCAGCTGATTAATGTGAGTAAACGGTTTAAAGACGGGTCAGCATGGTTTGAGGCGTTGACCGATATCAATTTAACCATTGAAAATGGCGAATTTGTCTCCATTATGGGACCATCAGGGTCTGGTAAATCCACTCTGATGAATATACTCGGCTGTTTGGACCGGGCCAGTGCAGGGACTTATCTGCTTAATGGAATCAATACCAGTGAAGCAGATGACGTGCGGTTGGCTGCGATCCGCAATCAATATATTGGCTTTGTGTTCCAGCAATTTCATTTGCTGCCCCGTTTGACGGCTCTGCAAAACGTAGAGCTGCCCTTGATTTATGCGGGAGTGAAAAAGAAGATGCGCCTGGAAAAGGCAAGGCAGGCACTGGAAAGCGTCGGTCTGGGAGACAGGCTGCATCATTTGCCTAATCAGCTGTCCGGCGGCCAAAAACAACGGGTTTCCATTGCCCGGGCCATTGTCAATGACCCCCACTTGATTCTGGCTGACGAACCGACAGGCGCCTTGGATACGGCCTCAGGAGAGCAGGTGATGCGGATTTTTCAGCGTTTAAATGAACAAGGGAAAACCATCATTTTGGTCACCCACGATCCGGAGATTGCAGCGCACACCCGGCGCCACCTGCTCATCCGTGACGGACGCCTGCTGGAAGACAGGAGGGAGGTCTGTTGA
- a CDS encoding substrate-binding domain-containing protein: MKVQRLRLMLWGTILLLLLAGCQTSTDDAGDKEMILATTTSTQDSGLLDELLPLFEEKTGYIVKTIAVGTGQALAMGEKGEADALLTHAPDAEQELERSGDVINRKRVMYNDFIIIGPVSDPAGIKGQPVDTAFKQIADANALFVSRGDDSGTHKKELSIWESTGIDPQGQEWYVETGQGMGDTLNVAAEREGYTLTDRGTYLAFKHLLDNMEVMVEGDESLLNIYHVMQVNPEKSEMINSEAAEAFVSFMVSEEVQHIIASFGVDTYGEPLFFPYAE, encoded by the coding sequence ATGAAAGTGCAACGATTAAGGTTGATGCTTTGGGGGACGATTCTGTTATTATTGCTGGCGGGATGTCAAACGAGCACAGATGATGCTGGAGACAAAGAGATGATTTTAGCGACGACAACCAGTACACAGGACAGCGGCCTGCTTGATGAGTTGCTTCCTTTGTTCGAGGAAAAAACAGGATACATCGTGAAAACCATTGCCGTAGGTACAGGACAAGCCTTAGCGATGGGAGAAAAAGGGGAAGCCGATGCCCTCTTGACCCATGCTCCCGATGCCGAGCAGGAATTGGAACGCAGCGGAGATGTGATAAACCGAAAGCGGGTTATGTATAATGATTTCATCATCATTGGGCCCGTTTCTGATCCGGCGGGCATCAAGGGGCAGCCGGTCGATACAGCGTTCAAGCAAATTGCTGATGCTAACGCCTTGTTTGTTTCACGGGGCGATGATTCCGGCACCCATAAAAAAGAACTGAGCATTTGGGAAAGCACCGGTATCGACCCGCAGGGCCAGGAGTGGTATGTGGAAACCGGCCAAGGAATGGGGGATACTTTGAATGTGGCTGCCGAACGGGAAGGATATACCTTAACAGACCGGGGCACCTACCTTGCCTTTAAGCACCTGTTGGACAACATGGAAGTCATGGTTGAAGGAGATGAATCGTTGCTCAACATTTACCATGTCATGCAGGTTAACCCGGAAAAATCGGAGATGATAAACAGTGAGGCAGCCGAAGCATTTGTTTCGTTTATGGTTTCGGAAGAGGTCCAGCACATCATCGCCTCTTTTGGCGTAGACACATACGGCGAACCGTTATTCTTCCCTTATGCAGAATAA